In one Erythrobacteraceae bacterium WH01K genomic region, the following are encoded:
- a CDS encoding HAMP domain-containing sensor histidine kinase has translation MIIASSSTVHGRTDAQDRLVFADEVLASLQTRCGGELPGAVAVPELRELISKTRRFGVALSRDIRAFDGERTIRTWADARPDSNGEGCIITLANWRSATGGLDAASEQRRRNASDRATADAIVRLDSRQSIVHAVGEGQDVEPLVEQMNKAAGQDWKKFVDLLDIDHHQPVHWRLLDGAKCRIESEGRSFSIRLLPLGQRDPGSEGFELLLVADDPLPTRTRGPQPLGNHPSPDGLAGELGPVLRQPISRIIANAETIRARLAGPLPDEYSNYAADIATAGQHLLALVEDLADLEIVESDNFTTAPDPIDLVDVARQATGILGVRARDKQITLVEPAEGSRQPATGEFRRVLQILLNLIGNAINYAPPGTKVTIETREISGKPTISIIDQGPGMSAEDAARAFNKFERLGRSGDGGSGLGLHISRRLARAMGGDIVIESEEGKGARFTLFLTPQD, from the coding sequence ATGATTATTGCTTCCTCATCCACCGTCCATGGCCGAACGGATGCGCAGGACAGGCTTGTCTTCGCCGACGAGGTTCTGGCGTCGCTCCAGACACGGTGCGGAGGAGAATTGCCCGGCGCGGTCGCGGTGCCGGAATTGCGCGAGCTGATCTCGAAGACCAGGAGGTTCGGTGTCGCTCTCTCGCGCGATATTCGTGCGTTCGACGGTGAACGCACCATACGAACCTGGGCCGATGCGCGGCCCGACAGCAATGGCGAGGGATGTATCATCACCCTGGCCAACTGGCGTTCCGCGACCGGCGGCCTAGATGCCGCGTCCGAACAGCGTCGTCGCAACGCATCGGATCGCGCGACGGCCGATGCCATCGTCAGGCTCGATTCACGGCAATCCATCGTCCACGCGGTCGGCGAAGGGCAAGACGTCGAGCCCCTTGTCGAGCAAATGAACAAGGCAGCAGGACAGGACTGGAAGAAATTCGTCGACCTGCTCGATATTGATCACCACCAACCGGTTCACTGGCGCCTGCTGGACGGCGCAAAATGCCGTATCGAAAGCGAAGGCCGCAGCTTCTCGATCCGGCTATTGCCCTTGGGGCAGCGCGATCCGGGAAGCGAGGGCTTCGAACTCTTGCTGGTAGCCGACGATCCCTTGCCGACCAGGACGCGGGGGCCACAGCCGCTGGGCAACCACCCGTCGCCGGATGGTCTCGCAGGCGAGCTGGGTCCTGTATTGCGGCAACCAATCTCGCGCATCATCGCTAATGCCGAAACGATCAGGGCGCGCCTCGCGGGACCGTTGCCCGACGAATACAGCAATTACGCCGCCGATATCGCAACCGCAGGGCAGCATTTGTTAGCCTTGGTTGAAGATCTCGCTGACCTGGAAATCGTGGAATCCGATAATTTCACGACTGCACCCGATCCGATCGATCTCGTCGATGTCGCAAGGCAGGCGACCGGGATCCTCGGCGTTCGTGCGCGCGACAAGCAGATCACCCTGGTCGAGCCGGCGGAAGGCAGCAGGCAACCGGCTACGGGCGAGTTCCGGCGGGTCCTGCAGATATTGCTGAACCTGATCGGGAACGCGATCAACTATGCACCGCCGGGCACGAAGGTCACTATCGAGACCCGCGAGATCTCGGGTAAGCCGACGATTTCGATCATCGACCAGGGGCCGGGAATGTCGGCCGAAGACGCCGCACGCGCGTTCAACAAGTTCGAGCGTCTGGGGCGAAGCGGCGATGGCGGCTCTGGCCTGGGCTTGCATATATCGCGCCGCCTCGCGCGGGCGATGGGCGGCGACATCGTGATTGAAAGCGAGGAAGGGAAGGGCGCGCGCTTTACGCTTTTCCTGACACCACAGGACTGA
- a CDS encoding Hpt domain-containing protein has product MAFERANFSANLAAAAGEDAALHAELRAAFRDSVEQQVDLLKRARCDGNWLVAAQRIKGLAASFHAEPLMVLAENAIASAPGDPLILRELDGFLADFDR; this is encoded by the coding sequence ATGGCGTTCGAACGTGCGAACTTTTCTGCGAACCTGGCGGCCGCTGCGGGCGAAGATGCCGCGCTGCATGCGGAACTGCGTGCGGCTTTTCGCGATAGTGTCGAACAGCAGGTGGACCTGCTCAAACGGGCACGATGTGACGGCAACTGGCTGGTCGCGGCGCAACGGATCAAGGGTCTCGCCGCGAGTTTCCATGCCGAGCCGCTGATGGTGCTGGCCGAGAACGCCATCGCCAGCGCACCGGGCGATCCGCTGATACTGCGCGAGCTCGACGGCTTTCTCGCAGACTTCGACCGTTGA
- a CDS encoding ATPase, which translates to MTGGHTIRAIGPEPEGDDAHRAADAATEEYGTAESEDSYEPEEELWEEEAGAGRATRSEWIWPALALIAIGCWTVFFGWTYREEMLAGASAQDWIRWAGDWALPVLLVIGIWLIAMRTSRREASRFADAAHALSAESALLEERLVTVNRELSLAREFLSSETRELETLGRVAGTRITEHAESLQSLIGQNHDQVERIGTISENALANMDRLRDELPVIANSARDTSNQIGAAGEGASEQLERLVTGFERLNVFGQASEQQVASLSERIDAALAAFEAQAAHMGDVTEQRFAALRQASEEYRGELDSREVAGLAAMRRRMDSLGEELAASSAELDRAETAAIDSLKERLAGLSDESASLSAGLRATEQQAGDSWSRQVDALRERLGQAVEEIQALDGQALENAQAKLAELRAEAERVDAAMADRDAAFGSRVSARREEIEGAEAASLTALEDRFAAFDAGLAHRKDQQAEYAETIQERTEATLAKLAELAGQSEELAARAENAQQRLTASSETMAARMAGAREDSEVLQPAIEELTEASVRLLELIQAGANHSRETLPSSLEEAETRLTAAREAGEELQALLGETGSRSRSVSDYVILAREETEKVDANLDGLGSRLDGLRQTFANEVEALRVSLAALEDDTDAVGEKASTTLRASIDDLDRKAREALSLTDTETEKRLGLLADTIGEKTAGAIDAALTQQSSRSIADLDAAAAKAAEAARQAAMQLRDQLALVNELAGNLENRVALARERAEEQVDNDFARRVALITEALNSNAIDIAKSLSSDVTDTAWASYLRGDRGIFTRRAVSLIGNTEARKVAELYDTDPDFADHVSRYIHDFEAMLRTMLSTRDGNALGVTLLSSDMGKLYVALAQAIERLRSD; encoded by the coding sequence ATGACTGGGGGTCACACCATACGGGCGATCGGGCCCGAGCCAGAGGGCGACGACGCGCACCGCGCGGCCGACGCCGCGACCGAGGAATATGGCACGGCGGAGTCGGAAGACTCCTACGAGCCCGAGGAAGAGCTGTGGGAGGAGGAGGCCGGTGCGGGCCGCGCGACTCGCAGCGAATGGATATGGCCTGCCCTCGCGCTGATCGCGATTGGGTGCTGGACCGTGTTTTTCGGCTGGACCTACCGCGAAGAAATGCTGGCCGGGGCGTCTGCGCAAGACTGGATACGCTGGGCCGGGGACTGGGCCCTGCCCGTCCTGCTGGTCATCGGAATCTGGCTTATCGCCATGCGGACGAGCCGCCGCGAGGCATCGCGCTTTGCCGATGCCGCCCACGCGCTCTCGGCCGAGTCCGCCCTGCTGGAAGAACGACTCGTCACGGTGAACCGGGAGCTGAGCCTGGCACGCGAATTCCTGTCCTCCGAAACACGCGAGCTCGAAACGCTTGGCCGTGTCGCCGGGACGCGCATCACGGAGCACGCGGAAAGCCTCCAGTCCCTGATCGGTCAAAACCATGACCAGGTCGAGCGGATCGGAACCATCAGCGAAAACGCGCTCGCCAATATGGACCGGCTGCGCGACGAACTCCCCGTTATCGCAAACTCTGCCCGCGACACCTCGAACCAGATCGGCGCCGCCGGTGAAGGCGCCAGCGAACAGCTGGAAAGGCTCGTGACCGGGTTCGAACGGCTCAATGTCTTCGGGCAGGCGAGCGAGCAGCAGGTCGCCTCGCTCAGCGAACGGATCGATGCCGCCCTCGCCGCATTCGAAGCGCAGGCAGCGCACATGGGCGATGTGACCGAACAACGCTTCGCCGCGCTGCGCCAGGCAAGCGAGGAATATCGGGGCGAACTGGACTCGCGAGAAGTCGCCGGACTGGCCGCCATGCGGCGCCGGATGGACAGCCTCGGCGAGGAACTGGCTGCCAGCAGCGCGGAACTGGATCGTGCCGAAACCGCCGCTATCGACAGTCTGAAAGAGCGCCTCGCCGGACTTTCCGATGAGAGCGCCTCGCTGTCCGCCGGCCTTAGAGCCACCGAGCAGCAGGCGGGAGACAGCTGGTCCCGCCAGGTCGATGCCCTGCGCGAACGCCTTGGACAGGCGGTGGAGGAAATCCAGGCGTTGGATGGACAGGCGCTCGAAAATGCGCAGGCCAAGCTGGCGGAACTTCGCGCCGAGGCCGAGCGGGTCGATGCCGCCATGGCGGACCGGGACGCCGCGTTCGGATCGCGTGTGTCCGCGCGCCGGGAAGAAATCGAAGGTGCAGAGGCCGCTTCGCTTACGGCACTGGAAGACCGCTTTGCCGCCTTCGACGCCGGTCTGGCCCATCGCAAGGACCAGCAGGCGGAATACGCCGAAACCATCCAGGAACGTACCGAGGCAACCTTGGCGAAACTGGCGGAACTGGCCGGTCAATCGGAGGAACTGGCTGCCAGGGCCGAGAATGCCCAGCAACGCCTGACTGCGTCGAGCGAGACCATGGCGGCGCGTATGGCAGGCGCGAGGGAAGATAGCGAAGTCCTGCAACCGGCCATCGAGGAACTGACCGAAGCGAGCGTGCGACTGCTCGAACTCATCCAGGCCGGCGCCAATCACAGCCGGGAAACCTTGCCCTCCTCGCTCGAAGAAGCGGAAACCCGCCTGACTGCAGCCCGCGAGGCCGGAGAAGAACTACAGGCACTGCTGGGCGAAACGGGGAGCCGCTCGCGCTCGGTCTCCGACTACGTCATTCTTGCGCGTGAAGAGACCGAAAAGGTCGATGCCAATCTCGACGGTCTGGGCTCCCGTCTTGATGGCCTGCGCCAGACGTTTGCGAACGAGGTCGAAGCGCTTCGTGTCTCGCTCGCCGCACTGGAGGACGATACGGATGCTGTCGGCGAAAAGGCATCGACAACGCTGCGGGCTTCGATCGACGATCTGGATCGCAAGGCGCGCGAGGCGCTGTCGCTGACCGACACGGAAACGGAAAAACGCCTCGGGCTTCTGGCGGACACCATCGGCGAAAAGACAGCCGGGGCGATCGACGCCGCGCTGACGCAGCAATCATCGCGCAGCATCGCCGATCTCGACGCCGCCGCAGCAAAGGCAGCGGAGGCTGCAAGGCAGGCAGCCATGCAATTGCGGGACCAGCTTGCCCTCGTCAACGAACTGGCAGGCAATCTGGAAAACCGGGTTGCCCTGGCGCGGGAACGGGCGGAAGAGCAGGTCGACAACGATTTCGCGCGCCGTGTGGCCCTGATTACCGAAGCGTTGAACTCCAACGCGATCGACATTGCCAAGTCGCTGTCCAGCGACGTAACCGATACGGCATGGGCATCGTACCTGCGCGGCGACAGGGGCATCTTTACCCGCCGGGCCGTCAGCCTGATCGGAAACACGGAAGCGCGCAAGGTCGCGGAACTTTACGACACCGACCCCGACTTCGCGGACCACGTCAGCCGCTATATCCACGATTTCGAGGCGATGCTTCGCACCATGCTTTCGACCCGCGACGGAAACGCTCTGGGCGTTACCCTGCTCAGCTCCGACATGGGCAAGCTCTATGTCGCTCTCGCACAGGCGATCGAACGGCTTCGCTCCGATTGA
- a CDS encoding DUF1467 family protein, with protein sequence MQITSILAIYFLFWVMCAFVLLPFGVKTADEMGVEKIPGQADSAPANFRPGRIVIRATIMAAVLTTLWVLNYEYRWIGVDAIDIFERPGHLVTEDTAS encoded by the coding sequence ATGCAGATCACCTCCATCCTTGCGATCTATTTCCTGTTCTGGGTGATGTGCGCCTTCGTCCTGCTACCTTTCGGCGTAAAAACAGCCGACGAGATGGGGGTGGAAAAAATTCCCGGGCAGGCTGACAGCGCGCCTGCCAATTTCCGGCCCGGCAGGATCGTGATCCGAGCCACGATCATGGCTGCTGTGCTGACCACGCTGTGGGTACTCAACTACGAATACCGCTGGATCGGCGTCGATGCGATCGACATCTTCGAGCGGCCTGGCCACCTCGTCACCGAGGATACCGCTAGCTGA
- a CDS encoding ribonuclease J, which translates to MKKDYTPENELLFLALGGSGEIGMNVNLYGCDGKWLMVDLGMSFGANEYPGTELLFADIEFIEDRADELLGIVLTHAHEDHIGAIPYFAADLGVPLYATPFTAELIRRKLQEAGLLDEVEVRIIEEDHGHIELGPFEVTYLPLAHSIAEGNALAIDTPYGRIFHTGDWKLDEDPIIGEPTTEEELREMGAEGVLALVCDSTNVFNPEPSGSEGAVYKGLMEEVKKWSGRRVLVTTFASNVARLQTLGEVAKATGRELVVAGRSLDRMIEVAQDNGYLQNFPNTVDWDTAMGLPRGKVLIMATGGQGEPRAALSRIAEDNHPLSLSEGDVVLFSSRQIPGNEISIGKVQNRLSERGIVMVTDRQSMIHVSGHPGRPELEALYEWLEPEILVPVHGEIRHMQEQARVGLAAGIPSAVFQKNGDIVRLAPGKPGKIAEIEAGRLVLDGDIIVPANGESIVMRRRLAHNGAVIVILEPDGGVTVESIGLPLDEDHDDFIAEARADVAKAIGRTGKGRGRGPRRGGGSAAGDRLEAARLAARRAATRWSGKKPQVRVVDLAG; encoded by the coding sequence GTGAAAAAGGATTACACGCCCGAAAACGAACTGCTGTTCCTGGCCCTTGGAGGTTCCGGAGAGATCGGCATGAACGTCAACCTGTATGGCTGTGACGGCAAGTGGCTAATGGTCGATCTCGGCATGAGCTTCGGCGCAAACGAATATCCCGGCACGGAACTGCTGTTCGCCGATATCGAGTTCATTGAGGATCGCGCCGATGAGCTTCTGGGGATCGTGCTGACCCATGCTCACGAGGACCATATCGGGGCCATTCCCTATTTCGCAGCCGATCTGGGCGTCCCGCTATACGCAACGCCGTTCACCGCCGAACTGATCCGCCGCAAATTGCAGGAAGCAGGGCTGCTGGACGAAGTAGAGGTCCGCATCATAGAAGAAGATCACGGCCACATCGAATTGGGACCGTTCGAAGTCACCTATCTTCCGCTGGCGCATTCCATCGCCGAAGGAAACGCGCTGGCCATCGACACGCCTTATGGCCGGATCTTCCACACCGGCGACTGGAAGCTGGACGAAGACCCGATCATCGGCGAACCGACGACCGAGGAAGAACTGCGCGAAATGGGCGCCGAAGGCGTGCTTGCGCTGGTTTGCGATTCCACCAACGTGTTCAATCCGGAACCGAGCGGTTCGGAAGGTGCGGTCTACAAGGGCCTGATGGAAGAGGTGAAGAAGTGGAGCGGGCGCCGCGTGCTGGTGACCACTTTCGCCTCCAATGTCGCGCGGCTGCAGACGCTGGGTGAAGTGGCAAAGGCGACCGGGCGCGAACTGGTTGTCGCCGGGCGATCGCTCGACCGGATGATCGAAGTTGCACAGGATAACGGTTACCTGCAGAACTTCCCCAACACCGTCGACTGGGACACAGCCATGGGCCTGCCACGCGGCAAAGTCCTGATCATGGCGACCGGCGGACAGGGCGAACCGCGCGCTGCGCTGAGCCGCATTGCAGAGGACAACCACCCGCTGTCCTTGAGCGAAGGCGATGTCGTCCTGTTTTCCAGCCGCCAGATCCCCGGTAACGAAATCAGTATCGGCAAGGTGCAGAACCGCCTGTCCGAACGCGGCATCGTCATGGTCACCGACCGGCAGAGCATGATCCATGTCTCGGGCCATCCGGGCCGCCCCGAGCTCGAGGCCCTGTATGAATGGCTGGAACCGGAAATCCTCGTCCCTGTCCATGGCGAGATCCGCCACATGCAGGAACAGGCGAGGGTCGGACTGGCCGCCGGGATTCCCAGTGCCGTATTCCAGAAGAACGGTGACATCGTGCGGCTCGCTCCCGGGAAGCCCGGAAAGATCGCGGAGATAGAAGCCGGTCGCCTGGTCCTGGACGGCGACATTATTGTGCCTGCCAATGGCGAGAGCATCGTGATGCGGCGCAGGCTGGCGCACAATGGTGCCGTGATCGTCATCCTCGAACCGGATGGCGGGGTTACCGTGGAAAGCATCGGCCTTCCGCTGGATGAAGACCACGACGACTTCATCGCCGAAGCGAGGGCCGATGTAGCAAAGGCGATCGGGCGTACCGGCAAGGGACGGGGCAGGGGCCCACGACGGGGCGGAGGCTCGGCTGCCGGCGACAGGCTGGAAGCGGCCCGTCTCGCGGCAAGGCGGGCTGCCACGCGCTGGTCTGGCAAGAAACCGCAGGTCCGGGTCGTGGACCTGGCAGGCTGA
- a CDS encoding type III pantothenate kinase, with amino-acid sequence MLLAIDVGNTNLVFAVFDGDEVRARWRIATDPRRTGDEYAVWLLQLLQIENISRSDITQVIFGSVVPRADHNLTVLIEKYLGLTPLVAGQGAAKWGFEIDVDQPSSLGADRALNCVAAHELVEGDKVVVDFGTATKFEALDFNGTYKGGIITPGINLSLDALVGKTAKLPRIAIRAPESRSVIGRNTEDQMLIGIFWGYVAMMEGLIERMRTQIGRPAKVVATGGLAVLFDDHTDIFDVVDADLTIRGLKILADRAGS; translated from the coding sequence ATGCTGCTCGCCATCGATGTCGGAAACACGAACCTCGTTTTTGCCGTTTTCGACGGGGACGAGGTGCGTGCGCGCTGGCGCATCGCGACCGATCCGCGCCGGACGGGCGATGAATACGCCGTCTGGCTGCTGCAATTGCTGCAGATCGAGAATATTTCCCGCAGCGACATCACGCAGGTCATCTTCGGATCTGTCGTGCCGAGGGCGGATCATAACCTGACCGTCCTGATCGAGAAATATCTCGGCCTTACGCCGCTGGTGGCCGGGCAGGGCGCCGCGAAATGGGGGTTCGAGATCGACGTCGACCAGCCCAGTTCGCTCGGCGCGGACCGTGCGCTTAACTGCGTGGCCGCGCACGAACTGGTCGAAGGGGACAAGGTGGTCGTCGACTTCGGAACCGCGACGAAGTTCGAAGCGCTCGATTTCAACGGCACTTACAAGGGCGGCATCATCACGCCGGGGATCAATCTGTCGCTCGATGCGCTGGTGGGGAAGACGGCCAAGCTGCCCCGCATCGCAATCCGCGCTCCGGAAAGTCGCAGCGTGATCGGTCGTAACACCGAAGACCAGATGCTGATCGGCATTTTCTGGGGCTATGTCGCGATGATGGAAGGTCTGATCGAGAGAATGCGTACGCAAATCGGCAGGCCGGCAAAGGTTGTTGCGACCGGCGGCCTCGCAGTCCTGTTCGATGACCATACCGACATCTTCGATGTCGTGGATGCCGACCTGACGATACGCGGGCTCAAAATCCTCGCGGACAGGGCCGGCTCGTGA
- a CDS encoding biotin--[acetyl-CoA-carboxylase] ligase: protein MVEGSARSIRIAAETGSTNADLLDALRSGERVPEGEWLVTDRQTAGRGRQGREWFDGAGNFMGSTVVRPGPGDPPAHTLALVAGLALHEAATPLSGDPSRLRLKWPNDLMLGEAKVAGILLEREGDAVVLGIGVNLAKAPKVPGRRTMAFAEVGPAPDRDLFACDLAIALDRELERWRTYGLEAILRRWQAAAFAIGTKLSVHEPDGTAREGAFGGLDDNGSLQLRLGDGSLRTIHAGDVMLAKET from the coding sequence TTGGTTGAGGGCAGCGCCCGCTCGATCCGCATTGCGGCCGAGACCGGCTCAACCAATGCCGACCTGCTGGACGCCCTGCGCAGCGGGGAGCGTGTGCCCGAAGGCGAGTGGCTGGTAACAGACCGCCAGACCGCCGGCAGGGGCAGACAGGGCCGCGAATGGTTCGATGGCGCGGGAAACTTCATGGGCTCCACCGTGGTTCGTCCGGGTCCCGGCGATCCGCCTGCCCACACCCTTGCGCTGGTGGCTGGACTGGCACTGCACGAAGCAGCGACCCCGCTATCCGGCGACCCTTCACGGTTGCGGCTGAAATGGCCGAACGACCTCATGCTTGGTGAGGCCAAGGTGGCCGGAATACTGCTCGAGAGAGAGGGAGACGCCGTCGTCCTCGGCATCGGTGTCAATCTTGCCAAGGCTCCCAAGGTGCCCGGCCGCAGGACGATGGCCTTTGCCGAAGTCGGGCCGGCACCGGACCGGGACCTGTTCGCTTGCGATCTCGCCATTGCGCTGGACCGTGAGCTTGAACGCTGGCGTACCTATGGGCTTGAGGCGATCCTGCGCCGATGGCAGGCTGCCGCCTTCGCCATCGGTACGAAACTATCCGTGCACGAACCGGACGGGACTGCTCGGGAAGGTGCGTTCGGCGGGCTGGACGACAATGGCTCGCTGCAATTGCGCTTGGGCGACGGTTCTTTGCGTACCATTCATGCCGGCGATGTGATGCTCGCCAAGGAGACCTGA